A portion of the Thermosediminibacter oceani DSM 16646 genome contains these proteins:
- the gyrA gene encoding DNA gyrase subunit A, whose protein sequence is MSELGGKVVPVTIEDEMKKSYIDYAMSVIVGRALPDVRDGLKPIHRRILYAMSELNLTPDRPHRKSATIVGDVMGKYHPHGDAAIYDAMVRLAQDFSIRYPLIDGHGNFGSIDGDPPAAMRYTEARLSRIALEMLSDIDKDTVDFIPNFDDTLKEPAVLPSRFPNLLVNGSSGIAVGMATNIPPHNLSEVIDGVVMMIENPDVTSQELMAAIKGPDFPTGGIILGREGIREMYTTGRGSIIVRAKATIEPMEGGKQRIVVTEIPYMVNKARLIEKIAELVRDKHLDGISDLRDESDRNGLRIVIELKRDANAHVILNQLYKHTQMQVTFGAIMLALVENKPQVLTLREMIYHYLRHQQEVVVRRTKYELARAEERVHILEGLRIALNHLDEVIALIRKSKDVPTAREGLMKNFGLTEKQAQVILDMRLQRLTALERQKIEDEYRELLEKIDYYKRVLGDEKLVFAIIKEELLKIKERFGDERRTRIVAEVKDFDEQDLIPEEDVVITMTYMGYVKRMPLSSYRSQKRGGKGVTGITTREEDFVERILVATTHHVVLFFTNQGNVYRLKAHEIPEAGRTAKGTAIVNLLPLKPQEKVNAVIPIKDFGEASYLVMVTKRGLVKKTLLSEYESSRKTGIIAITLTSGDELIGVKLVGKKDELILGTSHGMSIRFSVEDVTPTGRTARGVKAITLGEGDEVASMDVTSVGSDVLVITEKGFGKRTPLDEYRIQTRGGRGIITQRVTDTTGRLVGLRVVAEGDDIILCTASGMMIRLEVSGISSMSRNTRGVTLMKLEEGDQVSAVAVIRESED, encoded by the coding sequence ATGTCAGAATTAGGCGGCAAGGTAGTGCCGGTAACCATAGAAGACGAGATGAAAAAATCCTATATAGACTACGCCATGAGCGTAATAGTCGGCAGGGCTCTGCCGGACGTGAGGGACGGGCTCAAGCCCATCCACCGCAGGATCCTTTACGCCATGAGTGAGCTCAACCTCACCCCGGACAGGCCTCACCGCAAATCAGCCACCATCGTAGGCGACGTCATGGGTAAGTACCATCCTCACGGCGACGCGGCCATATACGATGCCATGGTGAGGTTGGCCCAGGATTTTTCCATCCGCTACCCCCTTATCGACGGCCATGGCAACTTCGGCTCCATCGACGGAGACCCACCGGCTGCCATGAGGTACACCGAGGCCAGGCTCTCCAGGATAGCCCTGGAGATGCTTTCGGATATAGACAAAGATACCGTAGACTTCATACCCAACTTCGACGACACCCTAAAGGAGCCGGCGGTGCTGCCGTCCCGCTTTCCGAACCTGCTCGTCAACGGGTCTTCGGGTATAGCGGTGGGTATGGCTACCAACATTCCGCCCCACAACCTCTCAGAGGTTATCGACGGGGTGGTCATGATGATAGAAAACCCCGACGTCACTTCCCAGGAACTTATGGCCGCCATAAAAGGGCCGGACTTTCCCACGGGAGGTATCATCCTGGGCAGGGAAGGCATCAGGGAAATGTATACTACCGGCCGGGGCTCGATAATAGTCAGGGCTAAAGCTACGATAGAGCCCATGGAAGGCGGAAAGCAGCGCATAGTTGTGACGGAAATTCCCTACATGGTCAACAAAGCCCGTTTGATAGAGAAAATCGCCGAGCTCGTGCGCGATAAGCACCTGGACGGCATTTCCGACCTCCGGGACGAGAGCGACCGCAATGGTCTTCGGATCGTCATAGAGCTGAAGAGGGACGCCAACGCCCATGTAATACTGAACCAGCTTTACAAACACACCCAGATGCAGGTCACCTTCGGCGCTATAATGCTGGCCCTGGTGGAAAATAAGCCCCAGGTACTGACCCTCAGGGAAATGATATACCACTACCTGAGGCACCAGCAGGAAGTGGTGGTAAGAAGGACCAAATACGAACTGGCCCGGGCGGAAGAAAGGGTCCACATACTGGAGGGACTGAGGATAGCCCTCAACCACCTGGACGAAGTAATAGCCCTGATCAGAAAGTCCAAAGACGTACCTACCGCCAGGGAAGGGCTCATGAAGAACTTCGGACTGACGGAAAAACAGGCCCAGGTCATCCTGGATATGAGGCTGCAGAGGCTCACCGCTCTGGAACGCCAAAAGATTGAGGACGAGTACAGGGAGCTTTTAGAGAAGATCGATTACTACAAAAGGGTGCTGGGCGATGAGAAACTGGTATTCGCTATAATAAAAGAGGAGCTTTTGAAGATAAAGGAGCGCTTCGGCGACGAGCGAAGGACCAGAATAGTCGCTGAAGTTAAGGATTTCGACGAACAGGACCTGATACCCGAAGAAGACGTGGTAATAACAATGACATACATGGGATACGTCAAGCGCATGCCCCTTTCCTCTTACCGGAGCCAGAAGCGGGGCGGCAAAGGGGTTACCGGCATCACCACCAGGGAGGAGGATTTCGTAGAGCGGATCTTGGTTGCCACCACTCACCACGTGGTGCTGTTCTTCACAAATCAGGGCAACGTCTACAGGCTCAAAGCCCACGAAATCCCCGAAGCCGGGCGCACGGCTAAAGGCACGGCCATCGTAAACCTCCTGCCATTGAAGCCCCAGGAAAAGGTAAATGCGGTCATACCGATTAAGGACTTCGGGGAGGCCAGTTATCTGGTGATGGTGACCAAAAGGGGCCTGGTGAAGAAGACTTTGCTTTCGGAATACGAGAGCTCCCGCAAAACGGGTATCATAGCTATAACCCTTACCTCAGGTGACGAGCTTATCGGGGTAAAACTGGTGGGCAAAAAGGACGAGCTTATCCTCGGTACTTCTCACGGGATGAGCATAAGGTTTTCCGTGGAAGACGTTACCCCCACGGGCCGCACCGCCCGCGGCGTCAAGGCCATAACCCTGGGAGAGGGCGACGAGGTGGCCTCGATGGATGTAACTTCGGTGGGCAGTGATGTGCTGGTCATAACCGAAAAGGGATTCGGCAAGCGCACCCCCCTCGATGAGTACAGAATTCAGACCCGGGGCGGAAGGGGGATCATCACCCAGAGGGTTACCGATACGACGGGCAGACTGGTGGGCTTAAGGGTGGTGGCCGAAGGCGATGATATCATCCTGTGCACCGCCTCCGGCATGATGATAAGGCTGGAGGTTTCCGGAATATCCAGCATGAGCCGCAACACCCGCGGGGTGACCCTGATGAAGCTGGAAGAAGGGGATCAGGTGTCGGCGGTGGCGGTCATCCGGGAAAGCGAGGATTAA
- the gyrB gene encoding DNA topoisomerase (ATP-hydrolyzing) subunit B produces MEKKTVYDETKIEVLEGLEHVRLRPGMYIGSTDSRGLHHLVYEVVDNSIDEALAGFCKNILVTINKDGSITVDDDGRGIPVKIHPKVGKPALEVALTMLHAGGKFGTGGYKVSGGLHGVGVSVVNALSKWLEVEVKRDGFKYFQRYERGKPVTEVKKIGEASDTGTKITFMPDDQIFEDTSFNYDILAQRLREQAFLNRGLKIEIKDLRTGKEQVFHYEGGIVSFVKYLNRNKDVLHEDPIYMRAASQEGEWEVEVALQYNDSYAENVLSFANNINTQEGGTHLVGFKSALTRSINDYARKMNLLKEQDPNLSGDDVREGLTAVISVKLVNPQFEGQTKTKLGNSEMRGIVESVVGDAMNRFLEENPSVARVIVEKAISAARAREAARKARELVRRKNALDRTSLPGKLADCREKDPRLCELYLVEGDSAGGSAKQGRDPRFQAILPLRGKILNVEKARLDKILGNEEIRAMITALGTGIGDDFDIEKLRYHKIILMADADVDGAHIRTLLLTFLYRYMRPLIEAGMVYIAQPPLYQVSKGKEVYYAYSDEELKAILERLGKDRDKAEVKRFKGLGEMNADQLWDTTMNPKTRTILKVNLEDAIEADEIFTILMGEKVEPRRQFIFEHAAEVRNLDI; encoded by the coding sequence TTGGAGAAAAAGACGGTTTACGATGAAACTAAAATAGAGGTGCTGGAAGGTCTGGAGCACGTGCGGCTCAGGCCCGGTATGTACATCGGCTCCACCGACAGCCGCGGCCTCCATCACCTGGTCTACGAAGTGGTAGACAACAGCATCGACGAGGCTCTGGCCGGATTCTGCAAGAACATATTGGTTACCATCAATAAAGATGGTTCGATCACGGTGGATGACGACGGCCGGGGCATCCCCGTCAAGATCCACCCCAAAGTAGGAAAACCCGCCCTGGAAGTGGCTCTTACCATGCTGCACGCCGGAGGAAAGTTCGGAACCGGCGGTTACAAAGTTTCAGGAGGCCTTCACGGGGTGGGCGTTTCTGTGGTAAACGCCCTTTCAAAATGGCTTGAGGTGGAGGTAAAGAGGGACGGCTTTAAGTACTTCCAGAGGTACGAGCGGGGAAAGCCGGTAACCGAGGTAAAGAAGATCGGAGAAGCTTCAGACACCGGCACCAAAATAACTTTCATGCCCGACGACCAAATATTTGAGGATACCAGCTTTAACTACGACATCTTGGCCCAGAGGTTGAGGGAGCAGGCTTTCCTCAACAGGGGGCTGAAGATAGAAATCAAAGACCTGCGCACCGGGAAGGAGCAGGTTTTTCATTACGAGGGCGGTATAGTCTCCTTCGTCAAGTACCTGAACAGAAACAAGGATGTGCTCCACGAGGACCCCATATACATGAGGGCGGCTTCCCAAGAGGGAGAGTGGGAAGTGGAAGTAGCCCTCCAGTACAACGACTCCTATGCAGAAAACGTGCTGAGCTTTGCCAATAACATAAACACCCAGGAGGGCGGAACCCACCTGGTGGGGTTTAAGTCGGCGCTGACCCGTAGCATAAACGACTACGCCAGGAAGATGAACCTTTTAAAGGAACAGGACCCGAACCTTTCCGGCGATGACGTGAGGGAAGGGCTCACCGCCGTCATCAGTGTGAAGTTGGTGAATCCCCAGTTCGAAGGCCAGACGAAGACGAAGCTGGGAAACAGCGAGATGCGCGGCATCGTGGAATCGGTGGTAGGGGATGCCATGAACCGCTTCCTGGAAGAAAATCCTTCCGTTGCCCGCGTCATCGTCGAGAAGGCCATAAGCGCCGCCAGAGCCAGGGAAGCGGCCCGCAAGGCCAGAGAACTGGTGAGGCGAAAGAACGCTCTGGACAGGACCTCTTTGCCCGGCAAGCTGGCCGACTGCAGGGAAAAGGACCCGCGCCTTTGCGAGCTCTACCTGGTGGAGGGGGACTCGGCGGGAGGTTCTGCAAAACAGGGGCGGGACCCCAGGTTCCAGGCGATACTGCCTCTTAGGGGTAAAATCCTCAACGTGGAAAAGGCCAGGCTGGACAAGATCTTAGGTAACGAAGAGATCAGAGCGATGATCACCGCCCTTGGCACCGGCATCGGCGATGATTTCGATATAGAAAAATTGAGGTACCACAAGATAATTCTGATGGCCGATGCTGACGTGGACGGGGCTCACATAAGAACTCTGCTACTGACCTTCCTGTACCGTTACATGAGGCCTCTGATAGAGGCCGGTATGGTATACATCGCCCAACCCCCCCTTTATCAGGTGTCGAAAGGCAAGGAAGTATACTACGCTTACAGTGACGAGGAACTGAAAGCAATCCTGGAAAGACTCGGCAAGGACAGGGATAAGGCCGAGGTGAAAAGGTTCAAGGGTCTCGGTGAGATGAACGCCGACCAACTGTGGGACACCACTATGAACCCTAAGACCAGGACCATACTGAAGGTAAACTTAGAGGATGCCATCGAAGCTGACGAGATATTTACGATACTCATGGGAGAAAAGGTGGAGCCCAGAAGGCAGTTCATTTTTGAACACGCTGCAGAAGTGAGAAATCTCGATATTTAA
- the dnaN gene encoding DNA polymerase III subunit beta: MQFLIEKDQLLSGVSVAERFIASKTTMPILSGIKFSAYGSTLELSSTDLEMGIECRLPAQIMEEGDAVISTKVFSDIARKLPQGQVLFRRQEGQITVEAGDFRLNMPVLEAGDFPEVVPPETNPILKFPKETFKNMVKQTIFARAEDSIARPVLTGELLEARNGRFHVVALDGFRIAWRWEEAEVPDFSVVVPGRALLELTRALSDTGEDTFEIHTGRNRVVFCTENLVMATRVLEGKFIDYEQVVKVDPKITVVAKTDALLSSIERAFIVAREGSKNNLVKFRIGNGRMEVSSETEMGSVYEKVECETSGDDLVVAFNARFFIEALRSVEQPEIELKFAGEVGPCVIRPRNVENHINFILPVRLRSEDY; the protein is encoded by the coding sequence ATGCAATTTTTAATAGAAAAAGACCAACTTTTGTCGGGCGTTTCGGTGGCCGAAAGGTTTATCGCGAGCAAGACAACCATGCCTATTCTTTCGGGGATCAAATTTTCGGCTTACGGCAGCACTCTTGAGCTTTCGTCAACGGACCTGGAAATGGGTATAGAATGCAGGTTACCTGCGCAAATTATGGAAGAAGGTGACGCGGTAATATCCACCAAGGTTTTCAGCGACATCGCCAGGAAACTGCCCCAGGGACAGGTCTTGTTCAGGCGTCAGGAGGGGCAGATCACCGTTGAAGCCGGAGATTTTCGCCTCAACATGCCGGTGCTTGAAGCCGGGGATTTTCCTGAAGTAGTCCCGCCGGAGACCAATCCCATACTTAAATTTCCCAAAGAGACTTTTAAGAATATGGTAAAGCAGACCATCTTCGCCAGGGCTGAGGACTCGATCGCAAGGCCGGTGCTCACCGGTGAACTTTTGGAAGCGAGAAACGGCAGGTTCCACGTGGTAGCCCTGGACGGCTTCAGAATAGCCTGGAGGTGGGAAGAGGCCGAAGTGCCCGATTTCAGCGTTGTAGTCCCGGGCAGGGCGCTTCTTGAATTGACCAGGGCTCTCTCGGATACCGGGGAGGATACTTTCGAAATACATACCGGAAGAAACCGTGTGGTCTTCTGTACGGAAAACCTGGTGATGGCTACCCGCGTGCTGGAGGGCAAATTCATAGATTACGAACAGGTGGTTAAGGTGGATCCTAAGATCACCGTGGTCGCCAAAACCGATGCACTGCTTTCCAGCATAGAGCGCGCTTTTATCGTAGCTAGGGAGGGGAGTAAGAACAACCTGGTTAAATTCAGAATAGGCAATGGCCGTATGGAGGTAAGCTCCGAGACCGAGATGGGCAGCGTCTACGAAAAGGTGGAGTGCGAGACCAGCGGTGACGATCTGGTGGTTGCCTTCAACGCCCGTTTCTTTATAGAAGCCCTCAGGTCCGTGGAACAGCCGGAGATAGAGCTTAAATTTGCCGGCGAAGTGGGTCCCTGTGTGATAAGGCCGCGGAATGTGGAAAACCATATAAACTTCATCCTGCCCGTAAGGCTGAGGAGTGAGGATTATTGA
- the recF gene encoding DNA replication/repair protein RecF (All proteins in this family for which functions are known are DNA-binding proteins that assist the filamentation of RecA onto DNA for the initiation of recombination or recombinational repair.), translating to MHLTKIRLFDFRNFREAEVEFSGGLNVLYGDNGQGKTNLLEAIHFLCNLRPVRTTREQDVIAWDKTKAYLKGVFDTSSGPVDRELLLVAGDRKKVRECGVERHRLSELYWQIHAVFFSPDDLSLVKGRPSERRRFLDLIIARLKPQYGRYLSEYNRALFHRNRLLKDLKKNRTLITALDAWDEQLSSLGTVILKTRAAFTEKLFPLVRKYYLYFSREEREIEIKYAGSIVSTGTSPESIHEAFLAALRKSLPQDLASGYTRVGPHRDDLQFLLGGRDLRYFGSQGEQRTLSLSLKFAERRVFFETTGVYPILLLDDAMSELDANRRRWILEGEEPCQVFVTTVDLSAIPEDILKKSRVYRVRAGSVG from the coding sequence TTGCACCTTACTAAAATACGGCTTTTCGATTTTCGCAACTTCCGGGAAGCGGAGGTGGAATTTTCAGGGGGTCTGAACGTACTTTACGGGGACAACGGCCAGGGCAAGACCAACCTTTTGGAGGCTATCCATTTCCTCTGCAACCTGAGGCCGGTTCGAACCACTAGGGAACAGGACGTCATCGCGTGGGACAAAACTAAGGCTTACTTGAAGGGAGTTTTTGACACCTCCTCCGGCCCCGTCGACAGGGAATTGCTGCTTGTAGCGGGCGACAGGAAGAAGGTCAGGGAATGCGGTGTAGAAAGGCACCGGCTGTCGGAACTTTACTGGCAGATCCACGCGGTGTTTTTTTCACCCGATGACCTGAGCCTGGTTAAAGGGAGGCCTTCCGAGAGGAGGAGGTTTCTGGACCTCATCATCGCTAGGTTAAAACCCCAGTACGGCCGGTATCTTTCCGAATACAACCGGGCCCTTTTTCACAGGAACAGGCTGCTGAAGGACCTCAAGAAGAACAGGACCCTCATCACAGCGCTGGATGCCTGGGACGAGCAGCTCTCTTCGCTGGGCACGGTTATACTCAAAACCAGAGCGGCTTTTACGGAAAAGCTCTTTCCCCTGGTGAGGAAATATTATCTTTATTTTTCCAGAGAGGAAAGGGAGATAGAGATAAAGTATGCTGGCAGCATAGTTTCTACCGGAACGTCCCCGGAATCCATCCATGAGGCGTTTCTTGCAGCCTTAAGGAAATCCCTGCCGCAGGATCTTGCAAGCGGTTATACCCGGGTAGGTCCCCACAGGGACGATTTGCAGTTTCTGCTGGGAGGAAGGGATTTGAGGTACTTCGGTTCCCAGGGAGAACAGAGGACCTTAAGCCTTAGCCTGAAGTTCGCCGAACGACGGGTTTTTTTTGAGACCACAGGCGTTTATCCCATCCTTCTCCTGGACGACGCTATGTCGGAGCTGGACGCGAACAGGAGGAGGTGGATCCTGGAAGGAGAGGAACCCTGTCAGGTGTTCGTCACTACCGTTGATCTTTCGGCGATCCCGGAGGATATTCTGAAAAAAAGCAGGGTTTACAGGGTTCGGGCCGGCTCTGTGGGGTGA
- the dnaA gene encoding chromosomal replication initiator protein DnaA: MTHNLPDLWQQVLKTLGSELNNDVSFNTFLKPTKLVSIEDDIAIVEVPNEFLKGILEKRYANLLKDILGSILNRSVSIFFKIDPLASEEQASTVDTAEKDIKPVAEEGQSTLNSKYTFDTFVVGNSNRFAHAASLAVAQAPAKAYNPFFIYGGVGLGKTHLMHAIGHYILQHNPSCKVVYVSSEKFTNELINSIRDDKNVEFRNKYRNIDVLLIDDIQFIAGKERTQEEFFHTFNALYEANKQIIISSDRPPKEIPTLEERLRSRFEWGLITDIQPPDFETRIAILRKKAMMENLTVPDDVINFIATKIETNIRELEGALIRIVAFSSLTNKPIDLDLAEHVLKDLLPNNKPKTVTVMDILQVVGGHFSIKIDDFKSKKRTKELAYARQIAMYLCRELTDYSLPKIGEEFGGRDHTTVLHACEKISRDIQRDAQLSSLIENLKKKILHG, from the coding sequence ATGACCCATAATCTTCCCGACCTCTGGCAGCAGGTTTTAAAGACACTTGGCAGCGAGCTCAATAACGATGTCTCCTTTAATACCTTCTTAAAACCTACTAAACTTGTGAGTATTGAAGACGACATCGCAATTGTGGAGGTCCCAAACGAGTTTTTAAAAGGGATACTGGAAAAAAGATACGCCAACCTCTTGAAGGATATACTGGGTTCAATTCTGAACCGTAGTGTCAGTATTTTCTTTAAAATCGACCCCCTCGCCTCTGAAGAGCAGGCTTCGACAGTGGACACTGCTGAAAAAGACATCAAGCCGGTTGCCGAGGAAGGTCAAAGTACGCTCAATTCCAAGTACACTTTCGACACCTTCGTCGTAGGCAACAGCAACCGTTTCGCCCACGCGGCCTCATTGGCCGTAGCTCAAGCTCCTGCCAAGGCCTATAATCCCTTCTTTATTTACGGCGGTGTGGGACTCGGCAAGACCCACCTGATGCACGCCATAGGTCACTACATACTGCAGCACAACCCGTCATGCAAGGTAGTGTACGTATCTTCTGAAAAGTTTACCAATGAGCTTATTAACTCCATCCGCGACGACAAAAACGTGGAGTTCAGGAATAAATATAGGAACATCGATGTGCTCCTGATAGACGACATCCAGTTCATCGCCGGAAAGGAGCGCACCCAGGAAGAGTTCTTCCATACCTTCAACGCCCTTTATGAAGCCAATAAACAGATAATCATATCCAGCGATCGTCCCCCAAAGGAAATTCCGACCCTCGAAGAACGCCTGCGGTCCCGCTTCGAATGGGGGCTCATCACGGATATACAGCCTCCGGACTTCGAGACGCGGATCGCAATCCTCAGGAAAAAGGCGATGATGGAAAACCTTACAGTGCCCGACGACGTAATCAACTTCATCGCTACGAAGATAGAGACGAATATCCGGGAACTGGAAGGCGCTCTGATCAGGATAGTGGCATTTTCGTCCCTTACAAATAAGCCCATCGACCTTGACCTGGCCGAGCACGTGTTGAAGGACCTGCTCCCCAATAACAAGCCCAAGACCGTCACCGTGATGGACATACTTCAGGTCGTGGGCGGTCATTTCTCTATAAAGATCGATGACTTTAAATCCAAAAAGCGCACCAAGGAACTGGCTTATGCCCGGCAGATTGCCATGTACCTTTGCCGGGAACTCACCGATTACTCGCTGCCGAAGATCGGGGAGGAATTCGGCGGGCGCGACCATACTACGGTACTGCACGCCTGCGAAAAGATATCCAGGGATATTCAAAGAGACGCCCAGCTTTCGTCCCTTATCGAAAACCTGAAGAAAAAAATCCTTCACGGCTGA
- the remB gene encoding extracellular matrix regulator RemB, translating into MNHLFLHIGKNTVVRTKDIIMILDRACTESRDTSDFLQVAREEGFVITGEEAGKSIIVTDKKVYFSPISSITLLKRANFIKGIGEQSF; encoded by the coding sequence GTGAATCACTTGTTCCTTCACATAGGTAAGAACACGGTGGTCCGTACCAAGGACATAATAATGATTCTTGACAGGGCGTGCACCGAATCCAGGGACACCAGCGATTTCCTGCAGGTGGCCAGGGAGGAGGGGTTCGTCATTACAGGTGAGGAGGCGGGGAAATCGATAATCGTTACCGATAAAAAGGTGTATTTTTCTCCAATATCCTCTATCACCCTCCTCAAGAGGGCTAATTTCATAAAAGGTATCGGCGAACAAAGTTTCTAG
- a CDS encoding RNA-binding S4 domain-containing protein, whose amino-acid sequence MREVFIKTESINLDQFLKWAGAVFTGGEAKIKIRQGLVKVNGQVETRRSRKLFPGDTVEFHGETFVVKGGSE is encoded by the coding sequence TTGAGGGAAGTCTTTATAAAAACCGAGTCCATAAACCTGGACCAGTTTTTGAAATGGGCCGGAGCGGTTTTCACCGGGGGTGAGGCCAAAATCAAGATAAGGCAAGGCCTAGTAAAGGTTAACGGCCAGGTGGAGACCAGGAGGTCCAGAAAACTTTTTCCCGGGGACACGGTGGAGTTCCATGGCGAGACCTTTGTGGTAAAGGGCGGGAGTGAATGA
- a CDS encoding DUF721 domain-containing protein, which produces MEKIKNILLKILKKTDLERRLREAMVFVHYEEMVGEKIARVSKPVFFRGDTLFIGVESPIWAHQLLFFKSDIINRINSRFSPPLVKDIRFQVCRVDGRPESHKKDVKEDVEVKIPDKKKQMVYNITSNIKDEKLRQKFTELMLKDLEFKIKRGESLVPSHR; this is translated from the coding sequence ATGGAAAAAATAAAAAATATTCTACTGAAAATTCTCAAAAAAACCGATCTGGAACGCAGGTTAAGGGAAGCTATGGTCTTTGTGCACTACGAAGAAATGGTAGGGGAAAAGATAGCCAGAGTATCAAAACCCGTATTTTTTAGAGGCGATACGCTTTTTATAGGAGTAGAAAGCCCCATATGGGCCCACCAGCTCTTATTTTTTAAATCGGATATTATAAACAGGATTAATTCTAGATTTTCCCCACCGCTGGTAAAGGACATCCGGTTTCAGGTTTGCCGGGTGGATGGGAGGCCTGAAAGCCACAAAAAGGACGTTAAAGAGGATGTTGAAGTAAAAATCCCTGACAAAAAAAAGCAAATGGTTTATAATATTACTTCGAACATCAAAGACGAAAAGCTCAGGCAGAAGTTTACGGAGCTCATGTTAAAGGACCTGGAATTCAAGATAAAAAGAGGTGAATCACTTGTTCCTTCACATAGGTAA